From Piliocolobus tephrosceles isolate RC106 chromosome 16, ASM277652v3, whole genome shotgun sequence, the proteins below share one genomic window:
- the CAVIN1 gene encoding caveolae-associated protein 1 produces the protein MSDQTTKFGRGAGELTDPPPSSSGRCPGAHGRGSSFLCSRLSPACSPPFRSCFSPSLPLQLQLQLHPAGPARLRVAMEDPTLYIVERPLPGYPDAEAPELSSAGAQAAEEPSGAVSEELIKSDQVNGVLVLSLLDKIIGAVDQIQLTQAQLEERQAEMEGAVQSIQGELSKLGKAHATTSNTVSKLLEKVRKVSVNVKTVRGSLERQAGQIKKLEVNEAELLRRRNFKVMIYQDEVKLPAKVSISKSLKESEALPEKEGEELGEGDRPEDDAAALELSSDEAVEVEEVIEESRAERIKRSGLRRVDDFKKAFSKEKMEKTKVRTRENLEKTRLKTKENLEKTRHTLEKRMNKLGTRLVPAERREKLKTSRDKLRKSFTPDHVVYARSKTAVYKVPPFTFHVKKIREGQVEVLKATEMVEVGADDDEGGAEHGEAGDLRRGSSPDAHALLEITEESDAVLVDKSDSD, from the exons ATGAGCGATCAGACTACGAAGTTTGGCCGGGGAGCCGGGGAGCTCACGGATCCCCCGCCCAGCAGTTCTGGCCGCTGTCCCGGTGCGCACGGACGTGGCTCGAGTTTCCTCTGCTCTCGGCTCTCGCCCGCTTGCTCTCCCCCCTTCCGCTCCTGCTTCTCTCCTAGTCTCccgctccagctccagctccagctccaccCGGCTGGCCCCGCACGGCTCCGGGTAGCCATGGAGGACCCTACGCTCTACATTGTCGAGCGGCCGCTTCCCGGGTACCCCGACGCCGAGGCCCCGGAGCTTTCCTCCGCTGGGGCGCAGGCGGCGGAGGAGCCGTCGGGGGCCGTCTCAGAAGAGCTGATCAAGTCGGACCAGGTGAACGGCGTGCTGGTGCTGAGCCTCCTGGACAAAATAATCGGGGCCGTAGACCAGATCCAGCTAACTCAAGCACAGCTGGAGGAGCGACAGGCGGAGATGGAGGGCGCCGTGCAGAGCATCCAGGGCGAGCTGAGCAAGCTGGGcaaggcgcacgccaccacgagCAATACGGTGAGCAAGCTACTGGAGAAGGTGCGCAAGGTCAGCGTCAACGTGAAGACCGTGCGCGGCAGCCTGGAGCGCCAGGCGGGGCAGATCAAGAAGCTGGAGGTCAACGAGGCCGAGCTGCTGCGGCGCCGCAACTTTAAAGTCATGATCTACCAG GATGAAGTGAAGCTGCCGGCCAAAGTGAGCATCAGCAAATCGCTGAAAGAGTCGGAGGCGCTGCCAGAGAAGGAGGGCGAGGAGCTGGGCGAGGGCGATCGGCCCGAGGACGACGCAGCGGCGCTGGAGCTGTCGTCGGACGAGGCGGTGGAGGTTGAGGAGGTTATCGAGGAGTCGCGCGCGGAGCGCATCAAGCGCAGCGGCCTGCGGCGCGTGGACGACTTCAAGAAGGCCTTCTCCAAAGAGAAGATGGAGAAGACCAAGGTGCGTACCCGCGAGAACCTGGAGAAGACGCGCCTCAAGACCAAAGAAAACCTGGAGAAGACGCGGCACACCCTGGAGAAGCGCATGAACAAGCTGGGCACGCGCCTGGTGCCCGCCGAGCGGCGCGAGAAGCTGAAGACGTCGCGAGACAAGCTGCGCAAATCCTTCACGCCCGACCACGTGGTGTACGCGCGCTCCAAGACCGCGGTCTACAAGGTGCCGCCCTTCACCTTCCACGTCAAGAAGATCCGCGAGGGCCAGGTGGAGGTGCTCAAGGCCACCGAGATGGTGGAGGTGGGCGCCGACGACGACGAGGGCGGCGCGGAGCACGGGGAGGCCGGCGACCTGCGGCGCGGGAGCAGCCCCGACGCGCACGCGCTGCTGGAGATCACCGAGGAGTCCGACGCCGTGCTAGTGGACAAGAGCGACAGCGACTGA